From a single Microcoleus sp. FACHB-672 genomic region:
- a CDS encoding CHAT domain-containing protein — protein MNESRLQACLNLIQQLQSCPSGEREQILADNEHLIDKWFLLAYEFQAEMMAKEGQENGANFFRNLVAQIREKVPDSLEFPEIYRFLIQILLTTSDSNHNSAEVYPLLEANLEKLNPIFAQLLRDWATQTPTAVESTQAHINAVNIVNFSILIQQFPLGSKSSNLEIAIAGYKVGLSVFTRLDYPNEWAMTQTNLGTAYSDPILAADKPQNIKSAIACHKKALQVYKRQAFSQQWAMTQNNLGTAYYSPFLGGDRSQNLKSAIGCFKKALQVYKKQAFPQQWAKTQHNLGTAYSELIFGRDKPQNIKSAIACFKKALQVYNGQDFPENHAEILFNLGCTYQENRKFEQAYNTFVSAIYSVEFLRSEIYSGDERKKKLAEEWNKLYRRMVEVCLELGKYTEAIEYVERSKARNLVELLAIRDLYPKGQIPEDVRTQLQHLRQKIEVENRRLAADSNPNNSHLNYLREEYNRLFPFQPIDYPHIQELLDNRTAIIEWYLLGDAFLTFVIAPDSVSSEKKSISHLRGTAGSLKVLQFFKTDFDALIAWGNNYLNHYLRNKEEWKYKLAARLQELALILHLDEILACLAPTIDQLVLVPHLFMHVFPLHALQGTRQKSKGKSKEVETVTGCLLDLFAGGVKYAPSCQLLQQAQSRQRSNLDRLFAIQNPTEDLYFTDIEVESIQLHFNAGEVWKKKDACKTKFEQLQNAYLPQTHCAHFSCHGYFNFKNPLLSALLLANCYIPMPEKPDPKRHLPLQEGRAIDLAQCLTLADIISLDLSACRLVFLSACETGITDLYSTSDEYISLLSGFLIAGSPSVVGSLWKVNDLSTALLTIRFYQNLKAGLSVTLALNTAQIWLRDATKEKLQEWTSQLSLNSAQRIQIKAFLYKIESNTKPFESPYFWAAFCAIGQ, from the coding sequence ATGAATGAGAGCCGATTACAAGCATGTCTAAATTTAATCCAACAACTGCAAAGTTGCCCCAGTGGGGAAAGAGAGCAGATATTAGCAGATAACGAACACCTAATCGATAAATGGTTCCTGCTAGCCTATGAATTCCAGGCGGAAATGATGGCGAAGGAAGGGCAGGAAAATGGGGCAAATTTTTTTAGAAATTTGGTAGCACAGATAAGGGAAAAGGTGCCAGATTCGCTTGAATTTCCCGAAATTTACCGATTCTTGATACAGATACTCCTGACTACTTCAGACAGCAACCACAACTCCGCCGAAGTGTATCCCCTGCTGGAAGCGAACCTGGAAAAGCTAAATCCCATCTTCGCTCAACTGTTGCGTGATTGGGCCACCCAAACGCCGACGGCAGTCGAATCAACACAGGCACACATTAACGCAGTAAATATTGTCAACTTCAGCATCCTGATTCAACAATTCCCATTAGGCAGCAAGTCAAGCAATTTAGAAATTGCGATTGCGGGATATAAAGTTGGGTTGAGCGTCTTTACCCGTTTAGACTACCCCAACGAATGGGCAATGACTCAAACTAATCTGGGAACTGCCTACAGCGACCCAATTCTCGCCGCCGACAAACCCCAAAACATTAAATCCGCTATTGCCTGTCATAAAAAAGCTTTGCAAGTTTATAAAAGACAAGCATTCTCCCAACAATGGGCAATGACTCAAAATAATCTGGGAACTGCTTACTATTCCCCATTTCTCGGCGGCGACAGATCTCAAAACCTCAAATCTGCCATTGGCTGTTTTAAAAAAGCTTTGCAAGTTTATAAAAAACAAGCCTTTCCCCAACAATGGGCAAAGACTCAACACAATTTGGGAACTGCCTATAGTGAGTTAATTTTCGGCCGCGACAAACCTCAAAACATCAAATCCGCCATTGCCTGTTTTAAAAAAGCTTTGCAAGTTTATAACGGGCAAGACTTCCCAGAAAATCATGCAGAAATTTTATTTAATTTAGGGTGTACTTATCAAGAAAACCGCAAGTTTGAGCAAGCTTACAATACCTTTGTTTCTGCTATTTATAGCGTAGAATTTCTGCGAAGTGAAATTTACTCTGGAGATGAACGTAAGAAAAAACTAGCGGAAGAATGGAATAAACTTTACCGGCGCATGGTGGAAGTTTGCCTGGAGTTGGGCAAGTACACCGAAGCTATTGAATATGTGGAACGCAGCAAAGCACGTAACCTCGTGGAACTCCTTGCTATCCGCGACTTGTATCCCAAAGGGCAAATTCCTGAAGACGTGCGAACTCAACTGCAACACTTGCGGCAAAAAATTGAAGTGGAAAATCGCCGTCTCGCTGCCGACTCTAACCCCAACAACAGCCACCTCAACTACTTAAGGGAAGAATACAATCGACTGTTTCCCTTTCAACCCATCGATTATCCCCACATTCAAGAACTGCTAGATAATCGCACGGCAATTATTGAGTGGTATCTTCTGGGGGATGCGTTTCTCACCTTCGTGATAGCACCTGATTCAGTTTCCTCTGAAAAAAAATCTATATCTCATTTAAGAGGGACAGCAGGATCACTCAAAGTTTTACAATTCTTCAAAACCGACTTCGATGCTTTAATCGCTTGGGGAAATAATTACCTCAACCACTATCTAAGAAATAAAGAAGAATGGAAATATAAATTAGCTGCCCGCCTTCAGGAACTCGCGCTGATTTTGCATCTTGATGAGATTCTGGCTTGTCTTGCTCCAACGATTGATCAATTAGTTTTGGTTCCTCATCTCTTCATGCACGTGTTCCCCCTTCATGCGTTGCAAGGCACAAGGCAAAAGTCAAAAGGCAAAAGTAAAGAAGTGGAGACAGTTACCGGCTGCCTGCTTGACTTATTCGCTGGTGGAGTGAAATACGCCCCCAGTTGCCAACTGCTACAACAAGCACAAAGCCGACAACGCTCCAACTTAGATCGCCTCTTTGCCATCCAAAACCCCACTGAGGATCTTTACTTCACCGACATTGAAGTAGAATCGATCCAGCTACACTTCAATGCCGGTGAAGTTTGGAAAAAAAAGGATGCTTGCAAAACCAAATTTGAGCAATTACAAAACGCTTACCTGCCACAAACTCACTGCGCCCACTTTTCCTGCCACGGCTACTTTAACTTTAAAAATCCCCTGCTTTCCGCTCTGCTGCTGGCTAACTGCTATATTCCTATGCCAGAAAAACCCGATCCCAAACGCCATTTACCACTACAGGAGGGCCGCGCAATCGATCTGGCTCAATGTCTCACCCTCGCAGATATAATTTCCCTCGATTTAAGTGCTTGCCGGCTGGTTTTCCTCTCTGCCTGCGAAACCGGCATTACAGACTTATACTCCACGAGTGACGAATATATTAGCCTCTTGAGCGGCTTTTTGATTGCCGGTTCCCCTAGCGTGGTAGGTTCTCTATGGAAAGTCAATGACTTATCCACCGCCCTTTTAACCATCCGGTTTTACCAAAATCTCAAAGCCGGTTTGTCTGTAACCCTTGCCCTGAATACTGCCCAAATCTGGCTGCGGGATGCGACCAAAGAGAAGTTGCAGGAGTGGACGAGTCAACTATCACTTAATTCCGCTCAAAGAATACAGATCAAAGCTTTTTTGTATAAGATTGAATCTAATACCAAGCCCTTTGAGTCGCCTTACTTCTGGGCGGCATTTTGTGCGATCGGGCAGTAG
- a CDS encoding NAD(P)H-quinone oxidoreductase subunit 4, whose product MIADRFPWLTAIVLLPLVAAMLIPFLPDKDGKRVRWYALGVAVADFALMCFVFWNHYNPSSAAFQLVEQYAWVPQLGINWSVSVDGVSAPLVLLAGLVTTLSIFAAWQVDLKPRLFYFLMLVLYSAQIGVFVAQDVMLLFIMWEVELIPVYLLVSIWGGQKRQYAAMKFLIYTAAASIFILVAGLGMAFTGDHFTFDMVELGLKDYPLGLELLLYAGLLIAFGVKLAVFPLHTWLPDAHGEASSPVSMVLAGVLLKMGGYGLIRLNLGLLSDAHVYFAPILAILGVINIVYGALNSFAQTNMKRRLAYSSVSHMGFVLLGIASFTDLGINGAMLQMISHGLIASLLFFLAGVTYDRTHTMAMKEMGGIAQAMPTVFALFTMGVMASLALPGMSGFVGELSVFVGITTSDIYSSTFRTVTVLLAAVGVILTPVYLLSMLRQVFYNSGEIPTCDIAPNCDLTDVDLKNQGNQAPVCFGTNCSLPIDSEFTDARPREVFIAACFLVLIIGLGIYPNMGMQMYDVKTVAVNTQVRQSYIQIAEANPQIYAKRFLIPKVAQSDVVPVVKIAEGTSR is encoded by the coding sequence ATGATAGCGGATCGATTTCCCTGGCTGACTGCAATAGTCCTGCTGCCACTCGTTGCGGCAATGCTAATCCCCTTTCTCCCCGATAAAGATGGCAAGCGCGTGCGGTGGTATGCACTGGGCGTAGCTGTTGCAGATTTTGCCTTAATGTGCTTTGTATTCTGGAATCATTACAATCCCAGCAGCGCTGCATTTCAACTCGTCGAGCAATATGCCTGGGTGCCTCAGTTAGGCATAAACTGGTCAGTTTCCGTCGATGGCGTTTCTGCCCCGCTAGTGCTTCTGGCAGGATTAGTCACGACACTCTCGATTTTTGCAGCGTGGCAAGTCGATCTTAAACCCCGCCTGTTCTATTTCCTGATGCTGGTGCTGTACTCGGCACAGATCGGGGTATTCGTCGCGCAAGACGTAATGCTGCTATTCATTATGTGGGAAGTCGAACTGATTCCCGTCTACCTCCTCGTCTCGATTTGGGGAGGGCAAAAGCGTCAGTACGCTGCGATGAAATTCTTAATTTATACGGCTGCTGCTTCTATTTTTATTTTGGTTGCCGGCTTGGGAATGGCATTCACCGGCGATCATTTCACCTTCGATATGGTGGAACTCGGCTTGAAGGATTACCCACTAGGTTTAGAATTGCTGCTTTATGCCGGCTTGCTGATTGCCTTTGGTGTCAAGCTGGCTGTTTTCCCCCTGCACACCTGGCTACCGGATGCACACGGCGAAGCATCCTCTCCCGTCTCAATGGTATTAGCCGGCGTCCTGCTGAAGATGGGCGGATATGGCTTAATTCGCCTCAACTTAGGACTGCTTTCTGACGCACACGTTTACTTTGCGCCAATCTTAGCGATTCTAGGCGTGATCAATATTGTCTACGGTGCGCTAAACTCGTTTGCCCAGACGAATATGAAGCGTCGCCTCGCCTATTCGTCGGTTTCTCACATGGGATTTGTCCTGTTGGGAATTGCCTCCTTTACCGACTTGGGAATCAACGGCGCAATGCTGCAAATGATTTCCCACGGTTTGATTGCTTCCTTACTCTTCTTTTTAGCCGGCGTGACTTACGATCGCACGCACACAATGGCAATGAAAGAAATGGGCGGAATTGCTCAAGCTATGCCCACAGTTTTTGCCCTATTTACAATGGGTGTAATGGCATCCTTGGCATTACCCGGAATGAGTGGCTTTGTCGGTGAACTCTCCGTTTTCGTTGGCATCACAACCAGCGACATCTACAGCTCAACCTTCCGCACCGTAACGGTTTTACTCGCGGCAGTGGGAGTCATTCTTACGCCGGTTTATCTGCTTTCGATGCTGCGACAAGTCTTTTACAATTCTGGTGAAATACCCACCTGCGACATTGCACCAAACTGCGATCTAACAGATGTAGATTTGAAGAATCAAGGAAATCAAGCGCCGGTTTGCTTTGGTACAAATTGTAGCTTGCCTATCGATTCAGAATTTACCGATGCCAGACCTCGTGAAGTATTTATTGCAGCTTGTTTTCTCGTATTAATTATCGGCCTTGGCATCTACCCAAATATGGGAATGCAAATGTACGATGTCAAAACAGTTGCAGTAAACACTCAGGTTCGCCAATCTTATATCCAAATCGCAGAAGCAAATCCCCAGATTTATGCGAAGAGATTTTTAATTCCTAAGGTTGCACAGTCGGACGTTGTGCCGGTTGTGAAAATTGCCGAGGGTACTTCCAGATAA